Proteins encoded together in one Planctomyces sp. SH-PL14 window:
- a CDS encoding hybrid sensor histidine kinase/response regulator: MTSLPIRRVLVVDDTPEDRDTVRRALIHDSTCRYQFVQAGSGQEALALLKNDTQPFDLGFLDWHLPDMTGLELARELKGESGIPPFPIIMITGSHPIDVSTAAMESGIQDFLSKETVDPASLPHIARNAIDRYRLMKRLVESEREAREARIRAEDASRAKSMFLSSMSHELRTPLTAVVGLADLLLENPAAADSRQMLEMIRSNGTHLAELLNDILDLAKIEAGTIDVELVECDPLLLTRELCDLMRLRAQDEGLSFELAFDTPVPARIRTDPLRLRQILMNLLTNAIKFTDKGSVRVSLCYQPEPEPCLEFTISDTGVGISEADLEVIFEPFVQVSEDYRHRKNGAGLGLSISRSLARLLGGNLTAKSRVGGGSQFSASIRAEGAGQVARYDPRLYAAPRKAAEQRPELLDGCWAGRRILIAEDTAANQYLLRRMLEATKAQTTFVETGEQAVDAVCRSIDAGRPFDVVLMDIQMPGMNGYEATRAIRREGVTGPVIALTAAAMDGDRERCLEAGCTSYLSKPINRPALLKMIADSMSQDGAN; encoded by the coding sequence ATGACGTCCCTTCCGATCCGTCGGGTGCTTGTCGTTGACGACACACCCGAAGACCGCGATACGGTAAGGCGAGCGTTGATTCACGATTCGACCTGTCGCTACCAGTTTGTGCAGGCAGGGTCCGGCCAGGAGGCCTTGGCTCTTCTGAAGAACGACACGCAGCCGTTCGATCTCGGGTTTCTGGACTGGCATCTTCCCGACATGACCGGGCTGGAACTTGCCCGCGAATTGAAAGGGGAGAGCGGGATCCCTCCCTTTCCGATCATCATGATCACCGGGAGTCATCCGATTGATGTCTCCACGGCGGCCATGGAGAGCGGGATCCAGGATTTTCTCTCGAAGGAGACCGTAGATCCGGCGAGCCTTCCGCACATCGCCCGCAACGCGATCGACCGCTACCGGCTCATGAAGCGGCTGGTGGAGAGCGAGCGGGAAGCCCGCGAGGCCCGGATCCGGGCAGAGGACGCCAGCCGGGCCAAGTCGATGTTCCTTTCGAGCATGAGCCACGAGCTGCGGACGCCGCTGACGGCGGTCGTGGGACTCGCCGATCTGCTGCTCGAAAATCCCGCCGCCGCAGACTCCCGGCAGATGCTGGAGATGATTCGCAGCAACGGGACGCACCTGGCCGAGCTCCTGAACGACATTCTCGACTTGGCCAAGATCGAGGCGGGGACGATCGACGTGGAGCTCGTCGAGTGCGACCCGCTGCTCCTGACCCGGGAGCTGTGCGATCTCATGCGGCTGCGGGCCCAAGACGAAGGGCTCTCCTTCGAGCTGGCGTTCGACACGCCGGTCCCGGCGCGGATCCGGACCGATCCGCTCCGGCTGCGGCAGATTCTGATGAACCTGCTGACCAACGCGATCAAGTTCACGGACAAGGGGAGCGTGCGGGTCTCGCTGTGCTATCAGCCAGAGCCAGAGCCCTGCCTGGAGTTCACGATCTCCGACACCGGCGTCGGGATCAGCGAAGCGGACCTGGAAGTGATCTTCGAGCCGTTCGTTCAGGTCTCGGAGGACTACCGGCACCGCAAAAACGGAGCGGGGCTGGGTCTTTCGATCAGCCGCTCGCTGGCCCGGCTTTTGGGCGGGAACTTGACGGCGAAGTCCCGCGTCGGAGGGGGAAGTCAGTTTTCGGCCTCGATCCGGGCCGAAGGGGCGGGGCAGGTGGCGCGGTACGATCCCCGTCTGTACGCCGCGCCGCGGAAGGCGGCAGAGCAGCGGCCGGAGCTTCTGGATGGCTGCTGGGCTGGTCGCCGGATTCTGATTGCGGAAGATACGGCGGCGAACCAGTACCTGCTGCGGCGGATGCTGGAGGCGACGAAGGCTCAGACGACGTTTGTGGAGACGGGCGAGCAGGCGGTCGATGCGGTCTGCCGTTCGATCGACGCGGGCCGGCCGTTCGATGTGGTTCTGATGGACATCCAGATGCCCGGCATGAACGGGTATGAAGCGACCCGCGCCATTCGCCGCGAGGGGGTGACCGGCCCGGTCATTGCGCTCACGGCGGCGGCGATGGATGGGGACCGGGAGCGGTGCTTGGAGGCGGGCTGTACGAGTTATCTCTCGAAGCCGATCAACCGGCCGGCGCTGCTGAAGATGATTGCGGACTCGATGTCGCAGGACGGAGCGAATTAG
- the mgtE gene encoding magnesium transporter, translating into MEKSVAYLIRTFAQTHPDAAAHAIEELDVPESAAIIAELDSAVMGPVLERLAAHRAAAVFAHLGPEATQGLIHRMTARQAAVVLQHLDAELREHLLSGIDSEQIQLVRSALRYPPDTAGGLMEFPVTSLPIDLTVQETIARIRQAPRETLHYLYVTQRDGRLIGVLSMRDLLLALPQQPLEAIVRRNVATVRATMDREEVAELMRSRGFVALPVVDDEDRLLGVVRHEQVLETVQQEAFEDLQKMVGASGSETVSTSLAATVKSRLPWLLVNLVTAFMASAVIGMFEGILVKIAALKILLPIVSGPGGNSGAQTLAVVIRGLALKEISPGNVRSLLLKESLAGFLNGVALAFVTSLAVLVWSHSPGLCAVISLALIVNTTVAGLAGAAIPLILRALGSDPAQSSSIFLSTVTDIIGFAAFLGIASLFSRWLM; encoded by the coding sequence ATGGAAAAATCGGTCGCCTACCTCATCCGGACCTTCGCCCAGACGCATCCCGATGCGGCGGCCCACGCCATCGAAGAGCTCGATGTTCCGGAGTCGGCCGCCATCATCGCCGAGCTCGACTCGGCCGTCATGGGACCGGTCCTCGAACGGCTCGCCGCGCACCGCGCCGCCGCTGTCTTCGCGCACCTCGGACCGGAGGCAACGCAAGGCCTGATCCACCGCATGACCGCGCGGCAGGCGGCGGTCGTCCTCCAACACCTCGACGCCGAGCTCCGCGAACACCTCCTGTCCGGGATCGACTCCGAACAGATCCAGCTCGTGCGGAGCGCGCTCCGCTACCCGCCCGACACCGCCGGGGGACTCATGGAGTTTCCCGTCACGTCCCTGCCGATCGACCTGACGGTCCAGGAGACGATCGCCCGGATCCGCCAGGCGCCGCGGGAGACGCTGCATTACCTCTACGTCACGCAGCGCGACGGCCGCCTGATCGGCGTCCTCAGCATGCGGGACCTCCTCCTCGCTCTGCCACAGCAACCGCTGGAGGCGATCGTCCGCCGGAACGTGGCGACGGTTCGCGCGACGATGGACCGCGAAGAAGTGGCCGAGCTGATGCGGAGCCGTGGCTTCGTCGCCCTGCCTGTCGTCGATGACGAGGACCGGCTGCTGGGGGTCGTCCGGCACGAACAGGTCCTCGAGACCGTTCAGCAGGAAGCGTTTGAAGACCTGCAGAAGATGGTGGGGGCGAGCGGGAGCGAAACTGTCAGCACCTCGCTCGCCGCCACGGTGAAATCCCGGCTGCCGTGGCTGCTCGTCAATCTGGTGACCGCCTTCATGGCCTCGGCGGTCATCGGGATGTTCGAGGGGATCCTGGTCAAGATTGCGGCTCTGAAGATCCTGCTTCCGATTGTGTCGGGGCCGGGGGGGAACAGCGGGGCTCAGACGTTGGCGGTTGTGATTCGCGGCCTGGCGCTGAAGGAGATCAGTCCCGGCAATGTGCGGTCGCTGCTCTTGAAGGAGTCGCTGGCGGGGTTCCTGAACGGTGTGGCTCTGGCGTTTGTCACGTCGCTGGCTGTGCTGGTCTGGAGTCATAGTCCCGGCCTGTGTGCCGTGATCAGCCTGGCGCTGATCGTGAACACGACGGTTGCCGGGCTGGCCGGGGCGGCGATTCCGTTGATCCTGAGGGCTCTTGGCAGCGACCCGGCCCAGTCGTCGAGCATCTTTCTTTCGACGGTGACGGACATTATTGGCTTTGCGGCGTTTCTGGGGATCGCCAGCCTGTTTTCGCGGTGGCTGATGTAG